GGTCCACCATCAGCCGGGCGGCCTCCTTCAGAGAATGCTCTGGGGTCACCGTGATCACTTCAATGGTCATCACATCCTGGACATGCATCATGTCTCCTTTACGACAAGCACATCGCAGTGCGCAAAGTGCAACACGCGATGGGCAGTGCTACCTAAAAAGAACGCCGCAAGCTCAGACCGACCCCGGGAACCAACCACTGCCAGATCGCAACCGTACTCATCGGCAAAATCAATCAGAACGTCTGGCGGGTATCCGCGAATCGAATGCTCGTGTATTTCGACGCCATCATTCCTGAGTCGCTCAACATGAGGAGCAGCCACGGTCCAGACTTCGTCGATCTGGGCCTGCTCGATGGCCCCAATCTGGATCGGGGCAATGCCAACTGCTTGAAGCAGGTGGGGCGACAGGTGAACTGCATAGACGACGTGGATCGGGCTTTTGAGAGCCTTGGCCAATTCTCCAGCACGGACGAGTGCCGCAAGCGAATACGACTGCTCGTCAACTCCAACGACGATCACGGCTGGCCTTCCCACGACTCCGGTGGGTAGGCCGACTCCTGTTTGGCGGCCAGGCGGGCGGCGTAGGCGGCAGCCTCAGACCGCCGGCTCATCTCCAGCTTGGCAAGAAGGTTGGAAACGTAGTTCTTCACCGTCTTCTCGGCGAGATACATCTCCTCGGCAATCTGGCGGTTGGTGAGCCCATCGGCAATGTGAAACAGGATCTTCGACTCCTGGGGAGATAGTCTCGCCAGGAGCGGGTCCTCGGGACTGTCACCTCGCAACCGGGCGAACAGTTTGTCCGTCATCTCGGCATCGAGCAGCGACTCGCCAGTCGCGACTCGCCGGATGTTTTCAACCAATGCCGACCCATCAATCCGTTTCAACACGTACCCGGAGGCGCCCGCCATGATCGCCGACATCAGGGCTTCCTCGTCGGCGTATGAGGTGAGCATAAGTACCCGCACATCGGGCCACCTGGAACGGATCTCTCGACAGGCTTCAACTCCAGACCCGTCCGGTAGGCGAAGGTCAAGGATCACGACGTTTGGACTGTGGTAGCCAGTCCGCCGGATCGCCTCGGCAACCGTTCCGGCTTCGCCGACGACCTCAAAATCTTCCTGCGCTTCGAGGAGGGCACGAATCCCCCTGCGTACCAGTTCGTGATCGTCGACGAGAAGCAACTTTATGGCCATACGGCAAATCTACTGGCAAACGGCCGCAAATGCGTATCGGCGACGCCCCAACCAGATAGAGCCGAAGGTCCCTACGCCCAACCGTGCCGGACCAGGCGGGCGACTCAGGTAGGCTGATCAGGATGCTCAACCGAACCGACAACATCTCCGGTCTCATCGAGGCTGCCGCGGGCGTCGTCGGACAGGCCGACCTGCGGGCGGTCCTCTACGAGACCGTGGAGGCTGCCATGCACATGACCGGAGCCCAGTACGGGGCAATGGGAGTGATTGGCCAACACAATTCTCTTGTGGAATTCCTGCATGTCGGTTTGCAACCGGCGCAGGCCAGCCTGATCGGGCCGCTCCCGACCGGCCGGGGCGTGCTCGGAACGCTCATACGATCAGCCCAAACCATCCGCATCGATAATCTCCAGGACCATCCCGATTCCGCAGGATTTCCGACCAATCATCCCGAGATGCGCACATTCCTCGGTGTACCGATTCGGCTCGGGCCGCGGGTGTTCGGCAACCTATACCTGACGGAAAAGACCGGAGGCTTCACCGAAGCGGACCAGGATCTGGTCGAATCCTTGTCGGTGGTGGCGGGCGCGGCCGTAAGCACAGCCCGGCTTCAGGACCGGCTACGTCGCACTGCAGTAGTCGAGGATCGGGAACGGATAGCCCGCGACCTGCACGACGCCATCATCCAGGACCTCTTCGCCGTCGGGCTCTCTCTTCAAGGGATGAGTCTTCGAGTCGAGGAGATCGAACTTCGGACGATGTTGACCGACGCCGTCGAGCGTCTCGACAACGCCATCTCCGAACTGCGCCGGTTCATCTTTGGCCTCCGACCACCCGTTTGGTCGGGGCGTAACCTTCGAAATGAACTCGCCGAGCTTATCGAGCAGATTTCCGAACCGTACGACGCCCAGGTCGACTTGAACGTACCCTCCAATCTTGCGCCGGTTGATCCCGGTACGGTCGAGACCGCCATCCAGCTTGTGCGGGAAGGTTTGTCCAACGCGTTGCGCCATTCGGGTGCCGTAAGAGTCACGGTGTCGGTGGATCTCC
This sequence is a window from Acidimicrobiia bacterium. Protein-coding genes within it:
- a CDS encoding universal stress protein gives rise to the protein MIVVGVDEQSYSLAALVRAGELAKALKSPIHVVYAVHLSPHLLQAVGIAPIQIGAIEQAQIDEVWTVAAPHVERLRNDGVEIHEHSIRGYPPDVLIDFADEYGCDLAVVGSRGRSELAAFFLGSTAHRVLHFAHCDVLVVKET
- a CDS encoding response regulator transcription factor, which encodes MAIKLLLVDDHELVRRGIRALLEAQEDFEVVGEAGTVAEAIRRTGYHSPNVVILDLRLPDGSGVEACREIRSRWPDVRVLMLTSYADEEALMSAIMAGASGYVLKRIDGSALVENIRRVATGESLLDAEMTDKLFARLRGDSPEDPLLARLSPQESKILFHIADGLTNRQIAEEMYLAEKTVKNYVSNLLAKLEMSRRSEAAAYAARLAAKQESAYPPESWEGQP
- a CDS encoding GAF domain-containing sensor histidine kinase; protein product: MLNRTDNISGLIEAAAGVVGQADLRAVLYETVEAAMHMTGAQYGAMGVIGQHNSLVEFLHVGLQPAQASLIGPLPTGRGVLGTLIRSAQTIRIDNLQDHPDSAGFPTNHPEMRTFLGVPIRLGPRVFGNLYLTEKTGGFTEADQDLVESLSVVAGAAVSTARLQDRLRRTAVVEDRERIARDLHDAIIQDLFAVGLSLQGMSLRVEEIELRTMLTDAVERLDNAISELRRFIFGLRPPVWSGRNLRNELAELIEQISEPYDAQVDLNVPSNLAPVDPGTVETAIQLVREGLSNALRHSGAVRVTVSVDLLEADLIIQVADDGVGFDPATTVRGMGLDNLTERSQDMGGSVEIRSRVGSGTTLTMHLPV